Proteins encoded in a region of the Arthrobacter sp. U41 genome:
- a CDS encoding four-helix bundle copper-binding protein produces MTHKTTHTLLDAYPKDLGDIDPHKLAECIAACFDCAQACTACADACLSEDMVAELTKCIRTDLDCADICTTTGNILSRHTGYDANITRAVLQACATACRACAEECEQHENMHEHCRICAEACRRCETACNELLASLG; encoded by the coding sequence ATGACCCACAAAACCACTCACACACTGCTCGATGCCTACCCGAAGGACCTTGGCGACATCGATCCGCACAAACTGGCCGAATGCATCGCGGCCTGTTTCGACTGCGCACAAGCCTGTACCGCTTGCGCCGACGCCTGTCTGAGCGAGGACATGGTCGCGGAACTGACCAAGTGCATCCGCACCGACCTGGACTGCGCCGACATCTGCACCACAACGGGCAACATCCTCTCCCGCCACACCGGCTACGACGCCAACATCACCCGCGCCGTCCTCCAGGCCTGCGCCACTGCCTGCAGAGCCTGCGCCGAAGAATGCGAACAGCACGAAAACATGCACGAGCACTGCCGGATCTGCGCCGAAGCGTGCCGGCGCTGCGAAACGGCATGCAACGAACTACTCGCATCCCTGGGCTGA
- a CDS encoding DUF305 domain-containing protein produces MKKTLTISAAAFAAVIALAGCSAGTGSGSSDSTSMPGMNYGGSTATSTSSAPAAAADFNDADTMFAQMMIPHHAQAVTMSETILKKEGIPAEVTDLATKIKDAQGPEIGKMTGWLQSWGQSTAMPTNMPSGHSMSGMMSEDDMVKLEAAQGTEAAKLFLTQMIAHHEGAVEMAKTETTDGKNADAVQLSKDIVSAQEAEIQEMKDLLATL; encoded by the coding sequence ATGAAGAAGACCCTGACCATTTCCGCTGCCGCCTTTGCCGCAGTCATCGCCCTGGCCGGCTGCTCCGCCGGTACGGGTTCCGGCAGCTCGGACTCCACCAGCATGCCGGGCATGAACTACGGCGGCAGCACGGCAACGTCCACCAGCTCAGCCCCGGCAGCTGCTGCCGACTTCAACGATGCGGACACCATGTTCGCTCAGATGATGATCCCGCACCACGCCCAGGCCGTGACGATGAGTGAGACCATCCTGAAGAAGGAAGGCATCCCCGCCGAGGTGACGGATCTGGCCACGAAGATCAAGGACGCCCAGGGGCCCGAGATCGGGAAAATGACCGGCTGGCTTCAGAGCTGGGGCCAGTCCACCGCGATGCCGACGAACATGCCCTCCGGGCACAGCATGTCCGGGATGATGAGCGAGGACGACATGGTCAAGCTCGAGGCAGCGCAGGGCACCGAGGCAGCGAAACTCTTCCTGACCCAGATGATCGCCCACCATGAAGGCGCCGTAGAGATGGCCAAAACCGAGACCACTGACGGGAAGAATGCCGACGCGGTCCAGCTCAGCAAGGACATCGTTAGCGCCCAGGAAGCCGAGATCCAGGAAATGAAAGACCTGCTGGCCACCCTGTAG
- a CDS encoding DUF3105 domain-containing protein encodes MSNAKKLRNERQAILSGIRARQKAKERRTKTFLYGGFGLVLAAIITAVAIVLTGAVQERNALAEAAKQPIEGVSTYDNLSRNHVQEAVQYPQEPGVGGDHSARWVNCAVYTAPVNEQGAVHSLEHGAVWITYTPALPQEQINALTELAKDNQYVLLSPDDNQTDPITATAWGQQLPLQNADDPRIRAFVAKNAKSPDAPEPNAPCTGGTDG; translated from the coding sequence ATGAGCAATGCCAAGAAGCTGCGTAATGAACGCCAGGCCATACTGTCCGGCATCCGGGCCAGGCAAAAGGCGAAAGAACGCAGAACCAAAACCTTCCTCTACGGCGGCTTCGGCCTCGTCCTCGCCGCCATCATCACCGCAGTAGCCATCGTCCTCACCGGAGCAGTGCAGGAACGCAACGCGCTAGCCGAAGCAGCCAAACAACCAATCGAAGGTGTCAGCACCTATGACAATCTGTCCCGCAACCATGTGCAGGAAGCCGTGCAGTACCCGCAGGAGCCGGGCGTGGGAGGCGACCACTCAGCACGATGGGTAAATTGCGCGGTCTACACCGCCCCCGTCAACGAACAAGGCGCCGTCCACTCCCTCGAGCACGGTGCCGTCTGGATAACCTACACACCCGCCCTGCCGCAGGAACAAATCAACGCGCTCACCGAACTAGCCAAAGACAACCAATACGTCCTGCTCAGCCCTGATGACAACCAGACCGATCCCATCACAGCCACCGCATGGGGTCAGCAACTACCTCTCCAGAACGCGGACGACCCAAGGATCCGGGCCTTCGTCGCCAAAAATGCCAAGTCCCCGGATGCTCCGGAACCGAACGCTCCCTGCACCGGCGGGACAGACGGGTAA
- a CDS encoding NlpC/P60 family protein, translated as MPMRKTHGRRRAVPQTSTLAALTTSVTAKAGGAGRQAAVFAAASGLVLTSGIAAAQAADAPAQREAEPAANLEVASQIQAPLTADATIQISFERPDVETTPAPVAEAPKPAVETAKAAVPAVFVTTSAPVSAKVTVTPPAPAPAPAPAAGDINSIMVSSAYAQIGMIQDCTRLVENALNAAGIPVGDLGPMQFMNYGTVVTDPQPGDMVMQPGHVGIYVGNGQVLSSGLNGKNETAVHPLTWMTSKGAVTFVRAG; from the coding sequence ATGCCCATGCGCAAAACTCACGGCCGCCGCCGCGCGGTCCCCCAGACCAGCACTCTTGCCGCACTAACCACGTCCGTTACCGCGAAGGCCGGCGGCGCAGGCCGCCAGGCCGCTGTCTTCGCAGCAGCTTCCGGTCTCGTGCTGACCAGCGGTATTGCTGCCGCCCAGGCAGCCGACGCCCCCGCCCAGCGCGAAGCTGAACCGGCCGCCAACCTCGAAGTCGCAAGCCAGATACAGGCCCCGCTGACCGCCGATGCCACCATCCAGATTTCCTTCGAGCGCCCGGACGTAGAAACCACGCCCGCTCCCGTAGCGGAAGCCCCGAAACCTGCTGTGGAAACCGCGAAGGCCGCGGTGCCCGCGGTCTTCGTAACGACGTCTGCACCCGTCTCGGCCAAAGTCACCGTCACCCCGCCTGCGCCCGCTCCGGCTCCCGCCCCCGCAGCCGGTGACATTAACTCCATTATGGTGTCCTCCGCCTACGCTCAGATCGGCATGATCCAGGACTGCACGCGGCTGGTCGAAAACGCCCTCAACGCCGCTGGCATCCCCGTCGGGGACCTGGGCCCGATGCAGTTCATGAACTACGGCACCGTGGTCACCGACCCCCAGCCCGGTGACATGGTCATGCAGCCTGGCCACGTAGGAATTTACGTCGGCAACGGCCAGGTCCTCAGCTCAGGCCTGAACGGGAAGAATGAAACCGCTGTGCACCCTCTGACCTGGATGACGTCCAAGGGTGCCGTCACCTTCGTCCGCGCGGGCTAA
- a CDS encoding recombinase family protein: MLVGYMRVSKADGSQTTDLQRDALLTAGIDTDSLYEDRASGKKEDRPQLAACLKALRHGDTLVVWKLDRLGRDLRHLVNIVHDLTERGIGLKVLTGQGAAIDTTTASGKLVFGIFAALAEFERELISERTLAGLASARARGRNGGRPYKMTPAKLRLAKASMGQPGTKVSDLCTELGITRQTLYRHVSPTGELRPDGAKVLSRG; the protein is encoded by the coding sequence GTGCTCGTCGGCTACATGCGCGTCTCAAAGGCCGACGGATCCCAAACAACCGACCTGCAGCGCGACGCACTCCTGACCGCCGGGATCGACACGGATTCCCTCTATGAGGACAGGGCCTCAGGCAAGAAGGAGGATCGGCCCCAGCTGGCAGCCTGCCTCAAAGCCCTGCGCCACGGTGACACCCTGGTCGTCTGGAAACTCGACCGGCTCGGCCGGGATCTGCGCCACCTCGTCAATATCGTCCACGACCTCACCGAACGCGGCATCGGACTCAAGGTCCTCACCGGGCAGGGGGCGGCCATCGACACCACGACCGCCTCCGGGAAGCTGGTCTTCGGGATCTTCGCCGCCCTCGCCGAATTCGAACGCGAACTGATCTCCGAACGCACCCTCGCCGGCCTCGCCTCCGCCCGCGCCAGAGGCCGGAACGGGGGACGTCCCTACAAGATGACCCCAGCGAAACTCCGTCTCGCTAAGGCTTCCATGGGCCAGCCTGGAACCAAAGTCAGTGACCTTTGCACCGAACTCGGAATCACCCGGCAGACCCTCTATCGGCACGTGTCACCCACCGGAGAACTGCGCCCTGACGGGGCAAAGGTCCTCTCAAGAGGCTAG
- a CDS encoding F510_1955 family glycosylhydrolase: MPLHFLTRHRPVAGLAAAAALMFILSACSSGSTTTAPSSAAFALPSSHVHGLSVNRETDQVLLATHEGLFDVTKSPATQIGDTNDLMGFTAAAGQGVFYASGHPGPGSDLPNPMGLIRSVDGGKTWEQLSRQGESDFHALAATKSGIVAYDGTLRTSPYGKTWADAQVDFVPAVLAGTPEADTVLATTRDGLQRSTDGGKTWALVPAAPVIQFAAFASGTEVIGVEPGGAVQYSADAGSTWIQTGSIEQQVQAITAVKGAEGKPWIWAATTEGLVVSTDGGTIFRAADAVR; encoded by the coding sequence GTGCCCCTGCACTTTCTAACCCGACACCGGCCCGTGGCCGGCCTCGCCGCGGCAGCGGCCCTGATGTTCATCCTGTCCGCCTGCTCCTCCGGGTCCACGACCACCGCACCGTCCAGCGCCGCCTTCGCCCTTCCCAGCTCCCACGTCCATGGCCTGAGCGTGAACCGCGAAACCGACCAGGTGCTGCTCGCCACCCACGAAGGACTGTTCGACGTCACCAAATCCCCGGCCACCCAGATCGGGGACACTAATGACCTGATGGGCTTCACAGCCGCAGCTGGCCAGGGCGTCTTCTACGCCTCAGGGCACCCCGGCCCCGGCTCGGACCTGCCAAACCCGATGGGCCTGATCAGATCCGTGGACGGCGGAAAAACCTGGGAACAGCTCTCCCGCCAGGGCGAATCTGACTTCCATGCCCTCGCCGCCACCAAGTCCGGGATCGTCGCCTATGACGGGACGTTGCGGACCAGCCCCTACGGCAAAACGTGGGCCGATGCCCAGGTCGACTTCGTCCCCGCCGTGCTGGCCGGAACCCCCGAAGCCGACACGGTTCTCGCGACCACCCGCGACGGGCTCCAGCGCTCCACCGACGGCGGCAAAACCTGGGCCCTGGTCCCCGCGGCGCCTGTCATCCAGTTCGCGGCGTTCGCCAGCGGCACCGAAGTCATCGGTGTTGAACCCGGTGGTGCAGTCCAGTATTCAGCAGACGCGGGAAGCACCTGGATACAGACCGGTTCGATCGAGCAACAGGTCCAGGCGATAACTGCCGTCAAGGGAGCCGAAGGCAAACCATGGATCTGGGCCGCGACCACCGAAGGGCTTGTCGTCTCCACCGACGGCGGAACGATCTTCCGGGCCGCGGACGCCGTCCGATGA